The Sebastes umbrosus isolate fSebUmb1 chromosome 4, fSebUmb1.pri, whole genome shotgun sequence genome has a window encoding:
- the pkp3a gene encoding plakophilin-3a isoform X3, translating into MPNTSVTTYALPAEISLGNGGGTMSDEMSRAKRVHQQVQMRLAESKHTLPRQNGSSSQYAMSDYGGSSTMKYQTYTPGYSSKSSYMYSGSRTMGPRISTRTGFSSQSAGPDQVQFHRISVGGMGGAGGGGGGGGGGGFYREDIRLGGYQGTARQQSRVDPESFVMRQQSVQMNPWMADGSDAGSMVSDRDATFGRQYAHSAVNGYSTQVRQGGGTMTFPAPMRRSLSGTLSRGGGMAGGEVEMIQQHSFKGPAHRTISRIANRNNRQSVGSISGGQMIMTGQQMSSGGSIYGGGMDRVDKGFMSGGLASASQGSLMQRQGTMSRAMSIKSMHSVGRGMDIYGGQMEMGASMGNLSGINSLDMPTAVQNLREDDHDLQVLGAAYIQHECYNDNDAKNEVRRLKGIGELVKLFNCDNQEVQRYATGATRNLIYENMDNKVALIEEGGIPQLVEALKEPDEELHKNITGILWNLSSKDNLKEKLARETLPELTERILIPLSGTGDSEVIQQSPSEADIFYNTTGCLRNMSSVNEKTRQQMRETHGLVDSLVGYITSSLDENKAEDKGVENAVCVLRNLSYQLYNEMPPSAMLRLEGPTRGQDSGKGEAIGCFTPQSRKAKNSKNQDLSTFTEVARVPKGVEWLWHPQIVGVYKRVLVACEINSTTREAAAGALQNITAGDKRWASVLSRVALEQERTLPVMLDLMRTSNDVELRSLTGFLRNLSRHARDKNDMATKVVNNLVTKLPEDGHQKEPSSEVVVNICGVLNNLVTSSIVAARDITFFDGLQKLVGIKSSHDSSSGKIKAAKAASTVLSNMFQYKKLHKNYKEKGFTRPDFADMSI; encoded by the exons ACTACGGCGGTTCTTCAACAATGAAATATCAAACCTATACCCCGGGCTACAGCTCTAAATCCTCCTACATGTACTCAGGCTCCAGAACAATG GGTCCACGCATATCCACGAGGACGGGTTTCAGCAGCCAGTCTGCTGGCCCAGACCAGGTCCAGTTTCACAGGATCAGTGTCGGGGGAATGGGTGGCgctggtggcggtggtggtggtggtggtggcggcggctTTTACAGAGAAGACATACGCCTGGGCGGCTACCAAGGAACCGCCAGGCAACAGAGCCGAGTGGACCCAGAGAGCTTCGTCATGCGGCAGCAGTCAGTGCAAATGAACCCCTGGATGGCGGATGGCAGCGACGCCGGCAGCATGGTCTCTGACCGTGACGCCACCTTCGGCCGCCAGTACGCTCACAGCGCAGTGAACGGCTACTCAACCCAGGTGAGGCAAGGAGGAGGCACCATGACCTTTCCGGCACCCATGCGCCGATCTCTCAGCGGCACTCTTTCCCGCGGCGGAGGGATGgcgggaggagaggtggagatgATCCAGCAGCATTCCTTCAAAGGCCCCGCCCACCGCACCATCAGCAGGATTGCAAACCGAAACAACCGGCAGAGCGTGGGCTCCATATCTGGGGGGCAGATGATCATGACTGGGCAGCAGATGTCCTCAGGTGGGAGCATCTACGGCGGAGGGATGGACAGAGTGGACAAAGGGTTCATGTCGGGTGGATTGGCCTCTGCTTCCCAGGGGAGCCTGATGCAGCGTCAGGGCACCATGTCCCGCGCCATGTCGATCAAAAGCATGCATAGCGTGGGCAGAGGCATGGACATCTACGGCGGGCAGATGGAGATGGGAGCCAGCATGGGCAACCTCAGCGG GATCAACTCGTTGGACATGCCCACAGCGGTGCAGAACCTGAGAGAGGACGACCATGACCTGCAGGTCCTGGGTGCTGCCTACATTCAACATGAGTGTTACAATGACAATGACGCCAAAAATGAG GTGCGTCGCCTGAAGGGCATCGGCGAGCTGGTGAAGCTGTTCAACTGCGACAACCAGGAAGTGCAGCGTTACGCCACCGGCGCCACACGCAACCTCATTTATGAGAACATGGACAACAAGGTGGCCCTGATCGAGGAGGGCGGCATCCCACAGCTGGTCGAGGCACTTAAGGAGCCCGACGAAGAGCTCCACAAAAACATCACTG gtATCTTGTGGAACCTTTCATCCAAAGACAACCTGAAGGAGAAACTGGCCAGAGAGACACTTCCTGAGCTCACTGAGAGGATCCTCATCCCCTTGTCTGGCAccggagactctgaggtcatcCAGCAGTCGCCCTCCGAGGCAGACATCTTCTACAACACCACAGGATGCCTCAG gaatATGAGCTCTGTGAACGAGAAGACTCGTCAGCAGATGAGAGAGACACACGGACTGGTGGACTCTTTGGTGGGCTACATCACGTCCTCCCTCGATGAGAACAAGGCAGAAGACAAG GGGGTTGAAAACGCAGTGTGCGTCTTGAGGAACCTCTCCTACCAGCTCTACAATGAGATGCCTCCATCTGCTATGTTGCGCCTGGAAGGACCAACCAGAGGTCAGGACTCAGGAAAGGGCGAGGCCATCGGTTGCTTCACGCCTCAGAGCCGGAAAGCCAAAAAC AGCAAGAACCAGGATCTCTCCACTTTCACCGAGGTCGCTCGGGTGCCAAAGGGCGTGGAGTGGCTGTGGCACCCACAGATAGTCGGGGTGTACAAGCGTGTACTGGTAGCATGCGAGATCAACTCCACCACCCGCGAGGCAGCCGCAGGAGCGCTGCAGAACATTACAGCTGGAGACAAGAGG TGGGCGTCGGTGCTGAGCCGGGTGGCTCTGGAGCAGGAGCGCACGCTGCCGGTGATGCTGGACCTCATGCGTACCAGCAACGACGTGGAGCTGCGCTCTCTCACAGGCTTCCTCCGTAATCTGTCCCGCCATGCCAGGGATAAGAATGACATGG CCACAAAGGTGGTGAACAACTTGGTGACCAAGCTGCCTGAGGACGGACACCAGAAGGAGCCGTCCAGCGAGGTGGTTGTCAACATCTGTGGCGTTCTCAATAACTTGGTGACCAGCAGCATTGTAGCCGCCAGAGACATCACCTTCTTTGATGGCCTGCAGAAACTGGTCGGCATCAAGAGCTCACATGACAGCAG CTCTGGAAAGATTAAAGCAGCCAAAGCAGCATCCACAGTCCTCAGCAACATGTTCCAGTACAAGAAACTGCACAAAAACTACAAAGAG AAAGGGTTTACAAGACCGGATTTTGCAGATATGTCGATCTAA
- the pkp3a gene encoding plakophilin-3a isoform X2, whose protein sequence is MVMPNTSVTTYALPAEISLGNGGGTMSDEMSRAKRVHQQVQMRLAESKHTLPRQNGSSSQYAMSDYGGSSTMKYQTYTPGYSSKSSYMYSGSRTMGPRISTRTGFSSQSAGPDQVQFHRISVGGMGGAGGGGGGGGGGGFYREDIRLGGYQGTARQQSRVDPESFVMRQQSVQMNPWMADGSDAGSMVSDRDATFGRQYAHSAVNGYSTQVRQGGGTMTFPAPMRRSLSGTLSRGGGMAGGEVEMIQQHSFKGPAHRTISRIANRNNRQSVGSISGGQMIMTGQQMSSGGSIYGGGMDRVDKGFMSGGLASASQGSLMQRQGTMSRAMSIKSMHSVGRGMDIYGGQMEMGASMGNLSGINSLDMPTAVQNLREDDHDLQVLGAAYIQHECYNDNDAKNEVRRLKGIGELVKLFNCDNQEVQRYATGATRNLIYENMDNKVALIEEGGIPQLVEALKEPDEELHKNITGILWNLSSKDNLKEKLARETLPELTERILIPLSGTGDSEVIQQSPSEADIFYNTTGCLRNMSSVNEKTRQQMRETHGLVDSLVGYITSSLDENKAEDKGVENAVCVLRNLSYQLYNEMPPSAMLRLEGPTRGQDSGKGEAIGCFTPQSRKAKNSKNQDLSTFTEVARVPKGVEWLWHPQIVGVYKRVLVACEINSTTREAAAGALQNITAGDKRWASVLSRVALEQERTLPVMLDLMRTSNDVELRSLTGFLRNLSRHARDKNDMATKVVNNLVTKLPEDGHQKEPSSEVVVNICGVLNNLVTSSIVAARDITFFDGLQKLVGIKSSHDSSSGKIKAAKAASTVLSNMFQYKKLHKNYKEKGFTRPDFADMSI, encoded by the exons ACTACGGCGGTTCTTCAACAATGAAATATCAAACCTATACCCCGGGCTACAGCTCTAAATCCTCCTACATGTACTCAGGCTCCAGAACAATG GGTCCACGCATATCCACGAGGACGGGTTTCAGCAGCCAGTCTGCTGGCCCAGACCAGGTCCAGTTTCACAGGATCAGTGTCGGGGGAATGGGTGGCgctggtggcggtggtggtggtggtggtggcggcggctTTTACAGAGAAGACATACGCCTGGGCGGCTACCAAGGAACCGCCAGGCAACAGAGCCGAGTGGACCCAGAGAGCTTCGTCATGCGGCAGCAGTCAGTGCAAATGAACCCCTGGATGGCGGATGGCAGCGACGCCGGCAGCATGGTCTCTGACCGTGACGCCACCTTCGGCCGCCAGTACGCTCACAGCGCAGTGAACGGCTACTCAACCCAGGTGAGGCAAGGAGGAGGCACCATGACCTTTCCGGCACCCATGCGCCGATCTCTCAGCGGCACTCTTTCCCGCGGCGGAGGGATGgcgggaggagaggtggagatgATCCAGCAGCATTCCTTCAAAGGCCCCGCCCACCGCACCATCAGCAGGATTGCAAACCGAAACAACCGGCAGAGCGTGGGCTCCATATCTGGGGGGCAGATGATCATGACTGGGCAGCAGATGTCCTCAGGTGGGAGCATCTACGGCGGAGGGATGGACAGAGTGGACAAAGGGTTCATGTCGGGTGGATTGGCCTCTGCTTCCCAGGGGAGCCTGATGCAGCGTCAGGGCACCATGTCCCGCGCCATGTCGATCAAAAGCATGCATAGCGTGGGCAGAGGCATGGACATCTACGGCGGGCAGATGGAGATGGGAGCCAGCATGGGCAACCTCAGCGG GATCAACTCGTTGGACATGCCCACAGCGGTGCAGAACCTGAGAGAGGACGACCATGACCTGCAGGTCCTGGGTGCTGCCTACATTCAACATGAGTGTTACAATGACAATGACGCCAAAAATGAG GTGCGTCGCCTGAAGGGCATCGGCGAGCTGGTGAAGCTGTTCAACTGCGACAACCAGGAAGTGCAGCGTTACGCCACCGGCGCCACACGCAACCTCATTTATGAGAACATGGACAACAAGGTGGCCCTGATCGAGGAGGGCGGCATCCCACAGCTGGTCGAGGCACTTAAGGAGCCCGACGAAGAGCTCCACAAAAACATCACTG gtATCTTGTGGAACCTTTCATCCAAAGACAACCTGAAGGAGAAACTGGCCAGAGAGACACTTCCTGAGCTCACTGAGAGGATCCTCATCCCCTTGTCTGGCAccggagactctgaggtcatcCAGCAGTCGCCCTCCGAGGCAGACATCTTCTACAACACCACAGGATGCCTCAG gaatATGAGCTCTGTGAACGAGAAGACTCGTCAGCAGATGAGAGAGACACACGGACTGGTGGACTCTTTGGTGGGCTACATCACGTCCTCCCTCGATGAGAACAAGGCAGAAGACAAG GGGGTTGAAAACGCAGTGTGCGTCTTGAGGAACCTCTCCTACCAGCTCTACAATGAGATGCCTCCATCTGCTATGTTGCGCCTGGAAGGACCAACCAGAGGTCAGGACTCAGGAAAGGGCGAGGCCATCGGTTGCTTCACGCCTCAGAGCCGGAAAGCCAAAAAC AGCAAGAACCAGGATCTCTCCACTTTCACCGAGGTCGCTCGGGTGCCAAAGGGCGTGGAGTGGCTGTGGCACCCACAGATAGTCGGGGTGTACAAGCGTGTACTGGTAGCATGCGAGATCAACTCCACCACCCGCGAGGCAGCCGCAGGAGCGCTGCAGAACATTACAGCTGGAGACAAGAGG TGGGCGTCGGTGCTGAGCCGGGTGGCTCTGGAGCAGGAGCGCACGCTGCCGGTGATGCTGGACCTCATGCGTACCAGCAACGACGTGGAGCTGCGCTCTCTCACAGGCTTCCTCCGTAATCTGTCCCGCCATGCCAGGGATAAGAATGACATGG CCACAAAGGTGGTGAACAACTTGGTGACCAAGCTGCCTGAGGACGGACACCAGAAGGAGCCGTCCAGCGAGGTGGTTGTCAACATCTGTGGCGTTCTCAATAACTTGGTGACCAGCAGCATTGTAGCCGCCAGAGACATCACCTTCTTTGATGGCCTGCAGAAACTGGTCGGCATCAAGAGCTCACATGACAGCAG CTCTGGAAAGATTAAAGCAGCCAAAGCAGCATCCACAGTCCTCAGCAACATGTTCCAGTACAAGAAACTGCACAAAAACTACAAAGAG AAAGGGTTTACAAGACCGGATTTTGCAGATATGTCGATCTAA
- the pkp3a gene encoding plakophilin-3a isoform X1 codes for MSVMASESVFLSALQPNTSVTTYALPAEISLGNGGGTMSDEMSRAKRVHQQVQMRLAESKHTLPRQNGSSSQYAMSDYGGSSTMKYQTYTPGYSSKSSYMYSGSRTMGPRISTRTGFSSQSAGPDQVQFHRISVGGMGGAGGGGGGGGGGGFYREDIRLGGYQGTARQQSRVDPESFVMRQQSVQMNPWMADGSDAGSMVSDRDATFGRQYAHSAVNGYSTQVRQGGGTMTFPAPMRRSLSGTLSRGGGMAGGEVEMIQQHSFKGPAHRTISRIANRNNRQSVGSISGGQMIMTGQQMSSGGSIYGGGMDRVDKGFMSGGLASASQGSLMQRQGTMSRAMSIKSMHSVGRGMDIYGGQMEMGASMGNLSGINSLDMPTAVQNLREDDHDLQVLGAAYIQHECYNDNDAKNEVRRLKGIGELVKLFNCDNQEVQRYATGATRNLIYENMDNKVALIEEGGIPQLVEALKEPDEELHKNITGILWNLSSKDNLKEKLARETLPELTERILIPLSGTGDSEVIQQSPSEADIFYNTTGCLRNMSSVNEKTRQQMRETHGLVDSLVGYITSSLDENKAEDKGVENAVCVLRNLSYQLYNEMPPSAMLRLEGPTRGQDSGKGEAIGCFTPQSRKAKNSKNQDLSTFTEVARVPKGVEWLWHPQIVGVYKRVLVACEINSTTREAAAGALQNITAGDKRWASVLSRVALEQERTLPVMLDLMRTSNDVELRSLTGFLRNLSRHARDKNDMATKVVNNLVTKLPEDGHQKEPSSEVVVNICGVLNNLVTSSIVAARDITFFDGLQKLVGIKSSHDSSSGKIKAAKAASTVLSNMFQYKKLHKNYKEKGFTRPDFADMSI; via the exons ACTACGGCGGTTCTTCAACAATGAAATATCAAACCTATACCCCGGGCTACAGCTCTAAATCCTCCTACATGTACTCAGGCTCCAGAACAATG GGTCCACGCATATCCACGAGGACGGGTTTCAGCAGCCAGTCTGCTGGCCCAGACCAGGTCCAGTTTCACAGGATCAGTGTCGGGGGAATGGGTGGCgctggtggcggtggtggtggtggtggtggcggcggctTTTACAGAGAAGACATACGCCTGGGCGGCTACCAAGGAACCGCCAGGCAACAGAGCCGAGTGGACCCAGAGAGCTTCGTCATGCGGCAGCAGTCAGTGCAAATGAACCCCTGGATGGCGGATGGCAGCGACGCCGGCAGCATGGTCTCTGACCGTGACGCCACCTTCGGCCGCCAGTACGCTCACAGCGCAGTGAACGGCTACTCAACCCAGGTGAGGCAAGGAGGAGGCACCATGACCTTTCCGGCACCCATGCGCCGATCTCTCAGCGGCACTCTTTCCCGCGGCGGAGGGATGgcgggaggagaggtggagatgATCCAGCAGCATTCCTTCAAAGGCCCCGCCCACCGCACCATCAGCAGGATTGCAAACCGAAACAACCGGCAGAGCGTGGGCTCCATATCTGGGGGGCAGATGATCATGACTGGGCAGCAGATGTCCTCAGGTGGGAGCATCTACGGCGGAGGGATGGACAGAGTGGACAAAGGGTTCATGTCGGGTGGATTGGCCTCTGCTTCCCAGGGGAGCCTGATGCAGCGTCAGGGCACCATGTCCCGCGCCATGTCGATCAAAAGCATGCATAGCGTGGGCAGAGGCATGGACATCTACGGCGGGCAGATGGAGATGGGAGCCAGCATGGGCAACCTCAGCGG GATCAACTCGTTGGACATGCCCACAGCGGTGCAGAACCTGAGAGAGGACGACCATGACCTGCAGGTCCTGGGTGCTGCCTACATTCAACATGAGTGTTACAATGACAATGACGCCAAAAATGAG GTGCGTCGCCTGAAGGGCATCGGCGAGCTGGTGAAGCTGTTCAACTGCGACAACCAGGAAGTGCAGCGTTACGCCACCGGCGCCACACGCAACCTCATTTATGAGAACATGGACAACAAGGTGGCCCTGATCGAGGAGGGCGGCATCCCACAGCTGGTCGAGGCACTTAAGGAGCCCGACGAAGAGCTCCACAAAAACATCACTG gtATCTTGTGGAACCTTTCATCCAAAGACAACCTGAAGGAGAAACTGGCCAGAGAGACACTTCCTGAGCTCACTGAGAGGATCCTCATCCCCTTGTCTGGCAccggagactctgaggtcatcCAGCAGTCGCCCTCCGAGGCAGACATCTTCTACAACACCACAGGATGCCTCAG gaatATGAGCTCTGTGAACGAGAAGACTCGTCAGCAGATGAGAGAGACACACGGACTGGTGGACTCTTTGGTGGGCTACATCACGTCCTCCCTCGATGAGAACAAGGCAGAAGACAAG GGGGTTGAAAACGCAGTGTGCGTCTTGAGGAACCTCTCCTACCAGCTCTACAATGAGATGCCTCCATCTGCTATGTTGCGCCTGGAAGGACCAACCAGAGGTCAGGACTCAGGAAAGGGCGAGGCCATCGGTTGCTTCACGCCTCAGAGCCGGAAAGCCAAAAAC AGCAAGAACCAGGATCTCTCCACTTTCACCGAGGTCGCTCGGGTGCCAAAGGGCGTGGAGTGGCTGTGGCACCCACAGATAGTCGGGGTGTACAAGCGTGTACTGGTAGCATGCGAGATCAACTCCACCACCCGCGAGGCAGCCGCAGGAGCGCTGCAGAACATTACAGCTGGAGACAAGAGG TGGGCGTCGGTGCTGAGCCGGGTGGCTCTGGAGCAGGAGCGCACGCTGCCGGTGATGCTGGACCTCATGCGTACCAGCAACGACGTGGAGCTGCGCTCTCTCACAGGCTTCCTCCGTAATCTGTCCCGCCATGCCAGGGATAAGAATGACATGG CCACAAAGGTGGTGAACAACTTGGTGACCAAGCTGCCTGAGGACGGACACCAGAAGGAGCCGTCCAGCGAGGTGGTTGTCAACATCTGTGGCGTTCTCAATAACTTGGTGACCAGCAGCATTGTAGCCGCCAGAGACATCACCTTCTTTGATGGCCTGCAGAAACTGGTCGGCATCAAGAGCTCACATGACAGCAG CTCTGGAAAGATTAAAGCAGCCAAAGCAGCATCCACAGTCCTCAGCAACATGTTCCAGTACAAGAAACTGCACAAAAACTACAAAGAG AAAGGGTTTACAAGACCGGATTTTGCAGATATGTCGATCTAA